A genomic segment from Ciona intestinalis chromosome 10, KH, whole genome shotgun sequence encodes:
- the LOC100183481 gene encoding uncharacterized protein LOC100183481 isoform X6 — translation MGSLTCNEQCLRNLAHKTLEDLLKIKLNTSVARLQKFVNNLNSQKPHSECSLNFQKPFCEMKLSEVVVNNQNMDLHLHPPYILHQFCVYLHQYLDVEGLFRIPGSSKRINILKEKLECGFVLSDENPHDVANLFTLFLRQIPDQLIPKQFHSIILQVMHAMQDDNQIKAIQCLCLLLPRPNLETLLYVSHLFQYVAEHGNKNKMSIDCLATMLAPNIVQFEVNSRNIRNISTIQTQFARLLLLHSLQCVDLASSWMENICAESCRCVVVDCDNANLTISMSKADKRRRSFADRMLHSMCGKLLKSHGESTNTTQTSDTPSVKTHRKKRNADVDSPHVVHPMKRRSLQGSALNTPESLSYAKEMPRNIQNKPFHFADESGIPKINFTQDQSLPCSSMKSERHDSGSTTCFRIHKLKPRKKCERRSTRCQPDLIVSYPVRQGLEQEEKTGRRLASHKDQHSSAHLTVEKSKQSSLFGKLKSPFLSPGIRRRYKVARKRNHHASADTLDTNISDESFVPQGEPTYNSTENTRNEVSLFDLSINTLISMNKPSEYENTQASCSPSEDFNSSQQVDDIPNNIQQVDDVPNNIQQVDDVPNHIQQVDDVPNHIQQVDDVPNNIQQVDDVPNHIQKVDDVPNHIQQVDDVPNHIQKVDDVPNNIQQVEDVPNNIQQVEDVPNNIQQVDDVSNNIQQQVDHVPNNIQQVDDIPTNIQQVDDVSNHIQQVDDVPNHIQQVDDVSNHFQQVDDVSNNIQQVDDVPNNIQQVEDVPNNIQQVNDIPNNIQQQVDDVPNNIQQVNDIPNNIQQQVDDVPNNIQQVNDVPNNIQQVEDVPNNIQQVNDVPNNIQQVNDVPNNIQQVEDVPNNIQQVDDVSNNIQQQVNDIPNNIQQDDENLDTSQHEDDVNIPLHVSTLGTSNVHKAAVNNNDLNTSDTDSSILKTLCANVSTSDVDSDLQQCQMLLNEIIDSVVVKNVKKVVKRPRTPLTRSKVISRRSGQVLLQRCSIPRNGNPNNPHRVKRLVSPAKPLTMLSNKTNPFKLSQAMSNRCLSVLPSKIPISHFRPKEYETPAFVKLRSSSRRIRTKDVRENLHKSVKNYENHQRNNRNSIRQLEESGHVNAAIQHFNQLSEYKQKLPPLPYKTNDEALKSQGNFPKPKLTEVKNIITKHKSKSLNSLISCSPECSNPLCGKPQDKTLNRHIKLDYLDFSPVRKATPQQPRSRQPIKPIHSLNFS, via the exons ATGGGATCGCTCACATGCAACGAACAATGTCTAAGAAATCTTGCTCATAAAACACTGGAAGatctattaaaaataaagttaaatacatcTGTTGCAAGATTACAAAAATTCGTTAATAACTTGAACTCCCAG AAACCTCATTCGGAATGTTCACTTAATTTCCAAAAACCTTTCTGTGAGATGAAGCTTTCTGAGGTTGTTGTGAATAATCAGAACATG GACCTTCACCTCCACCCCCCTTATATTCTTCATCAGTTCTGTGTTTATCTTCATCAATATTTAGATGTTGAAGGTTTGTTTCGAATACCTGGTTCATCTAAAAGAATTAATATTCTTAAG GAAAAGCTTGAATGTGGTTTTGTATTAAGTGATGAAAACCCGCACGATGTTGCGAACCTTTTCACTTTGTTTTTACGCCAAATACCAGACCAGTTGATACCGAAACaatttcattcaattattttacaagTGATGCACGCCATGCAGGATGACAACCAAATAAag GCAATTCAATGTCTATGTTTGTTACTTCCACGTCCCAACTTAGAAACCCTTCTCTATGTCTCGCATTTATTCCAATATGTTGCAGAGCAtggaaacaaaaataa GATGTCTATTGATTGTCTAGCAACAATGCTAGCACCGAACATCGTTCAGTTTGAAGTAAATTCAAGAAATATTCGAAATATTTCAACGATTCAAACACAGTTTGCCCGTCTGTTGTTGCTCCATTCGTTACAATGCG ttgATTTGGCAAGTTCTTGGATGGAAAATATTTGTGCTGAGTCATGTCGTTGTGTGGTAGTGGATTGTGACAATGCTAATTTAACAATTTCTATGAGCAAAGCTGATAAACGAAGACGAAGTTTTGCAG ATCGTATGTTGCACAGTATGTGTGGGAAGTTGTTGAAATCTCATGGAGAATCAACAAATACGACTCAAAcat CGGATACACCAAGCGTAAAAACCCATCGTAAGAAGAGAAATGCTGATGTTGATTCACCTCATGTTGTTCATCCAATGAAACG GAGGAGTTTACAAGGATCTGCATTAAATACACCAGAGTCATTATCGTATGCTAAGGAAATGCCAAGGAATAttcaaaacaaaccatttCATTTTGCAG ATGAATCTGGAATACCGAAAATAAATTTCACACAAGACCAATCACTTCCATGTTCTTCAATGAAATCAGAAAG GCACGACTCGGGCAGCACAACCTGTTTCCGCATCCATAAGTTGAAGCCTCGCAAGAAGTGTGAACGAAGGAGCACAAGATGTCAACCTGATCTTATTGTGAGTTATCCTGTGAGGCAGGGTTTGGAGCAAGAAGAGAAGACTGGAAGAAGATTGGCATCTCATAAAGACCAGCATTCATCTGCAC ATTTGACGGTGgagaaaagtaaacaaagttcTTTGTTTGGGAAATTAAAATCTCCGTTTCTTTCCCCGGGGATTAGGAGGAGATATAAAG TTGCAAGGAAACGTAATCACCACGCGAGTGCAGACACACTCGATACAAACATTTCAGATGAATCATTCGTTCCACAAG GTGAACCTACTTACAATTCAACAGAAAACACAAGAAATGAAGTTTCATTGTTTGATTTAAGTATAAACACTCTTATATCTATGAACAAGCCATCCGAATATGAAAACACACAAGCTTCTTGTTCACCTAGTGAAGATTTCAACAGCTCGCAACAAGTTGATGACATTCCCAACAACATTCAACAAGTTGATGATGTTCCCAACAACATTCAACAAGTTGATGATGTTCCCAACCACATTCAACAAGTTGATGATGTTCCCAACCACATTCAACAAGTTGATGATGTTCCCAACAACATTCAACAAGTTGATGATGTTCCCAACCACATTCAAAAAGTTGATGATGTTCCCAACCACATTCAACAAGTTGATGATGTTCCCAACCACATTCAAAAAGTTGATGATGTTCCCAACAACATTCAACAAGTTGAAGATGTTCCCAACAAC ATTCAACAAGTTGAAG ATGTTCCCAACAACATTCAACAAGTTGATGATGTTTCTAACAACATTCAACAACAAGTTGACCATGTTCCTAACAACATTCAACAAGTTGATGACATTCCCACCAACATTCAACAAGTTGATGATGTTTCCAACCACATTCAACAAGTTGATGATGTTCCCAACCACATTCAACAAGTTGATGATGTTTCCAACCACTTTCAACAAGTTGATGATGTTTCCAACAACATTCAACAAGTTGATGATGTTCCCAACAACATTCAACAAGTTGAAGATGTTCCCAACAACATTCAACAAGTTAATGACATTCCcaacaacattcaacaacAAGTTGACGATGTTCCTAACAACATTCAACAAGTTAATGACATTCCcaacaacattcaacaacAAGTTGACGATGTTCCTAACAACATTCAACAAGTTAATGATGTTCCCAACAACATTCAACAAGTTGAAGATGTTCCCAACAACATTCAACAAGTTAATGATGTTCCCAACAACATTCAACAAGTTAATGATGTTCCCAACAACATTCAACAAGTTGAAGATGTTCCCAACAACATTCAACAAGTTGATGATGTTTCTAACAACATTCAACAACAAGTTAATGACATTCCCAACAACATTCAACAAGATGATGAAAATCTTGATACATCCCAACATGAAGATGATGTCAACATTCCATTACATGTTTCTACTCTTGGAACTTCAAATGTTCATAAGGCAGCAGTTAATAATAATGACTTGAATACATCTGACACAGACTCTTCCATACTTAAAACACTATGTGCGAATGTTAGCACATCTGATGTGGATTCCGATCTTCAACAATGTCAGATGTTGTTGAATGAAATAATTGATTCAgttgttgttaaaaatgtgAAGAAAGTTGTGAAGAGACCTCGTACACCTCTCACAAGATCTAAAGTGATCTCACGTAGAAGTGGTCAAGTGTTGCTACAGCGTTGCTCCATTCCACGAAACGGAAATCCTAACAATCCACACAGAGTGAAACGTTTGGTCTCACCAGCAAAGCCGCTTACAATgttatcaaacaaaacaaatccaTTTAAATTATCACAAGCGATGAGTAACCGATGTTTATCAGTCTTACCAAGCAAAATACCAATCTCCCATTTTCGTCCTAAGGAATATGAGACTCCTGCGTTCGTCAAACTTCGTTCATCATCTCGTAGAATACGAACAAAAGACGTCAGAGAAAATTTACACAAATCTGTAAAGAATTACGAAAATCACCAACGAAATAATCGAAACAGCATTCGCCAACTTGAAGAAAGCGGGCATGTGAATGCAGCAATTCAACATTTTAATCAACTCTCAGA
- the LOC100183481 gene encoding putative mediator of RNA polymerase II transcription subunit 26 isoform X8, with the protein MGSLTCNEQCLRNLAHKTLEDLLKIKLNTSVARLQKFVNNLNSQKPHSECSLNFQKPFCEMKLSEVVVNNQNMDLHLHPPYILHQFCVYLHQYLDVEGLFRIPGSSKRINILKEKLECGFVLSDENPHDVANLFTLFLRQIPDQLIPKQFHSIILQVMHAMQDDNQIKAIQCLCLLLPRPNLETLLYVSHLFQYVAEHGNKNKMSIDCLATMLAPNIVQFEVNSRNIRNISTIQTQFARLLLLHSLQCVDLASSWMENICAESCRCVVVDCDNANLTISMSKADKRRRSFADRMLHSMCGKLLKSHGESTNTTQTSDTPSVKTHRKKRNADVDSPHVVHPMKRRSLQGSALNTPESLSYAKEMPRNIQNKPFHFADESGIPKINFTQDQSLPCSSMKSERHDSGSTTCFRIHKLKPRKKCERRSTRCQPDLIVSYPVRQGLEQEEKTGRRLASHKDQHSSAHLTVEKSKQSSLFGKLKSPFLSPGIRRRYKVARKRNHHASADTLDTNISDESFVPQGEPTYNSTENTRNEVSLFDLSINTLISMNKPSEYENTQASCSPSEDFNSSQQVDDIPNNIQQVDDVPNNIQQVDDVPNHIQQVDDVPNHIQQVDDVPNNIQQVDDVPNHIQKVDDVPNHIQQVDDVPNHIQKVDDVPNNIQQVEDVPNNIQQVNDVPNNIQQVEDVPNNIQQVNDIPNNIQQVEDVPNNIQQVEDVPNNIQQVNDVPNNIQQVNDVPNNIQQVEDVPNNIQQVNDIPNNIQQQVDDVPNNIQQVNDIPNNIQQQVDDVPNNIQQVNDVPNNIQQVEDVPNNIQQVNDVPNNIQQVNDVPNNIQQVEDVPNNIQQVDDVSNNIQQQVNDIPNNIQQDDENLDTSQHEDDVNIPLHVSTLGTSNVHKAAVNNNDLNTSDTDSSILKTLCANVSTSDVDSDLQQCQMLLNEIIDSVVVKNVKKVVKRPRTPLTRSKVISRRSGQVLLQRCSIPRNGNPNNPHRVKRLVSPAKPLTMLSNKTNPFKLSQAMSNRCLSVLPSKIPISHFRPKEYETPAFVKLRSSSRRIRTKDVRENLHKSVKNYENHQRNNRNSIRQLEESGHVNAAIQHFNQLSEYKQKLPPLPYKTNDEALKSQGNFPKPKLTEVKNIITKHKSKSLNSLISCSPECSNPLCGKPQDKTLNRHIKLDYLDFSPVRKATPQQPRSRQPIKPIHSLNFS; encoded by the exons ATGGGATCGCTCACATGCAACGAACAATGTCTAAGAAATCTTGCTCATAAAACACTGGAAGatctattaaaaataaagttaaatacatcTGTTGCAAGATTACAAAAATTCGTTAATAACTTGAACTCCCAG AAACCTCATTCGGAATGTTCACTTAATTTCCAAAAACCTTTCTGTGAGATGAAGCTTTCTGAGGTTGTTGTGAATAATCAGAACATG GACCTTCACCTCCACCCCCCTTATATTCTTCATCAGTTCTGTGTTTATCTTCATCAATATTTAGATGTTGAAGGTTTGTTTCGAATACCTGGTTCATCTAAAAGAATTAATATTCTTAAG GAAAAGCTTGAATGTGGTTTTGTATTAAGTGATGAAAACCCGCACGATGTTGCGAACCTTTTCACTTTGTTTTTACGCCAAATACCAGACCAGTTGATACCGAAACaatttcattcaattattttacaagTGATGCACGCCATGCAGGATGACAACCAAATAAag GCAATTCAATGTCTATGTTTGTTACTTCCACGTCCCAACTTAGAAACCCTTCTCTATGTCTCGCATTTATTCCAATATGTTGCAGAGCAtggaaacaaaaataa GATGTCTATTGATTGTCTAGCAACAATGCTAGCACCGAACATCGTTCAGTTTGAAGTAAATTCAAGAAATATTCGAAATATTTCAACGATTCAAACACAGTTTGCCCGTCTGTTGTTGCTCCATTCGTTACAATGCG ttgATTTGGCAAGTTCTTGGATGGAAAATATTTGTGCTGAGTCATGTCGTTGTGTGGTAGTGGATTGTGACAATGCTAATTTAACAATTTCTATGAGCAAAGCTGATAAACGAAGACGAAGTTTTGCAG ATCGTATGTTGCACAGTATGTGTGGGAAGTTGTTGAAATCTCATGGAGAATCAACAAATACGACTCAAAcat CGGATACACCAAGCGTAAAAACCCATCGTAAGAAGAGAAATGCTGATGTTGATTCACCTCATGTTGTTCATCCAATGAAACG GAGGAGTTTACAAGGATCTGCATTAAATACACCAGAGTCATTATCGTATGCTAAGGAAATGCCAAGGAATAttcaaaacaaaccatttCATTTTGCAG ATGAATCTGGAATACCGAAAATAAATTTCACACAAGACCAATCACTTCCATGTTCTTCAATGAAATCAGAAAG GCACGACTCGGGCAGCACAACCTGTTTCCGCATCCATAAGTTGAAGCCTCGCAAGAAGTGTGAACGAAGGAGCACAAGATGTCAACCTGATCTTATTGTGAGTTATCCTGTGAGGCAGGGTTTGGAGCAAGAAGAGAAGACTGGAAGAAGATTGGCATCTCATAAAGACCAGCATTCATCTGCAC ATTTGACGGTGgagaaaagtaaacaaagttcTTTGTTTGGGAAATTAAAATCTCCGTTTCTTTCCCCGGGGATTAGGAGGAGATATAAAG TTGCAAGGAAACGTAATCACCACGCGAGTGCAGACACACTCGATACAAACATTTCAGATGAATCATTCGTTCCACAAG GTGAACCTACTTACAATTCAACAGAAAACACAAGAAATGAAGTTTCATTGTTTGATTTAAGTATAAACACTCTTATATCTATGAACAAGCCATCCGAATATGAAAACACACAAGCTTCTTGTTCACCTAGTGAAGATTTCAACAGCTCGCAACAAGTTGATGACATTCCCAACAACATTCAACAAGTTGATGATGTTCCCAACAACATTCAACAAGTTGATGATGTTCCCAACCACATTCAACAAGTTGATGATGTTCCCAACCACATTCAACAAGTTGATGATGTTCCCAACAACATTCAACAAGTTGATGATGTTCCCAACCACATTCAAAAAGTTGATGATGTTCCCAACCACATTCAACAAGTTGATGATGTTCCCAACCACATTCAAAAAGTTGATGATGTTCCCAACAACATTCAACAAGTTGAAGATGTTCCCAACAACATTCAACAAGTTAATGATGTTCCCAACAACATTCAACAAGTTGAAGATGTTCCCAACAACATTCAACAAGTTAATGACATTCCCAACAACATTCAACAAGTTGAAGATGTTCCCAACAAC ATTCAACAAGTTGAAGATGTGCCCAACAACATTCAACAAGTTAATGATGTTCCCAACAACATTCAACAAGTTAATGATGTTCCCAACAAC ATTCAACAAGTTGAAGATGTTCCCAACAACATTCAACAAGTTAATGACATTCCcaacaacattcaacaacAAGTTGACGATGTTCCTAACAACATTCAACAAGTTAATGACATTCCcaacaacattcaacaacAAGTTGACGATGTTCCTAACAACATTCAACAAGTTAATGATGTTCCCAACAACATTCAACAAGTTGAAGATGTTCCCAACAACATTCAACAAGTTAATGATGTTCCCAACAACATTCAACAAGTTAATGATGTTCCCAACAACATTCAACAAGTTGAAGATGTTCCCAACAACATTCAACAAGTTGATGATGTTTCTAACAACATTCAACAACAAGTTAATGACATTCCCAACAACATTCAACAAGATGATGAAAATCTTGATACATCCCAACATGAAGATGATGTCAACATTCCATTACATGTTTCTACTCTTGGAACTTCAAATGTTCATAAGGCAGCAGTTAATAATAATGACTTGAATACATCTGACACAGACTCTTCCATACTTAAAACACTATGTGCGAATGTTAGCACATCTGATGTGGATTCCGATCTTCAACAATGTCAGATGTTGTTGAATGAAATAATTGATTCAgttgttgttaaaaatgtgAAGAAAGTTGTGAAGAGACCTCGTACACCTCTCACAAGATCTAAAGTGATCTCACGTAGAAGTGGTCAAGTGTTGCTACAGCGTTGCTCCATTCCACGAAACGGAAATCCTAACAATCCACACAGAGTGAAACGTTTGGTCTCACCAGCAAAGCCGCTTACAATgttatcaaacaaaacaaatccaTTTAAATTATCACAAGCGATGAGTAACCGATGTTTATCAGTCTTACCAAGCAAAATACCAATCTCCCATTTTCGTCCTAAGGAATATGAGACTCCTGCGTTCGTCAAACTTCGTTCATCATCTCGTAGAATACGAACAAAAGACGTCAGAGAAAATTTACACAAATCTGTAAAGAATTACGAAAATCACCAACGAAATAATCGAAACAGCATTCGCCAACTTGAAGAAAGCGGGCATGTGAATGCAGCAATTCAACATTTTAATCAACTCTCAGA
- the LOC100183481 gene encoding uncharacterized protein LOC100183481 isoform X2: MGSLTCNEQCLRNLAHKTLEDLLKIKLNTSVARLQKFVNNLNSQKPHSECSLNFQKPFCEMKLSEVVVNNQNMDLHLHPPYILHQFCVYLHQYLDVEGLFRIPGSSKRINILKEKLECGFVLSDENPHDVANLFTLFLRQIPDQLIPKQFHSIILQVMHAMQDDNQIKAIQCLCLLLPRPNLETLLYVSHLFQYVAEHGNKNKMSIDCLATMLAPNIVQFEVNSRNIRNISTIQTQFARLLLLHSLQCVDLASSWMENICAESCRCVVVDCDNANLTISMSKADKRRRSFADRMLHSMCGKLLKSHGESTNTTQTSDTPSVKTHRKKRNADVDSPHVVHPMKRRSLQGSALNTPESLSYAKEMPRNIQNKPFHFADESGIPKINFTQDQSLPCSSMKSERHDSGSTTCFRIHKLKPRKKCERRSTRCQPDLIVSYPVRQGLEQEEKTGRRLASHKDQHSSAHLTVEKSKQSSLFGKLKSPFLSPGIRRRYKVARKRNHHASADTLDTNISDESFVPQENTRNEVSLFDLSINTLISMNKPSEYENTQASCSPSEDFNSSQQVDDIPNNIQQVDDVPNNIQQVDDVPNHIQQVDDVPNHIQQVDDVPNNIQQVDDVPNHIQKVDDVPNHIQQVDDVPNHIQKVDDVPNNIQQVEDVPNNIQQVNDVPNNIQQVEDVPNNIQQVNDIPNNIQQVEDVPNNIQQVEDVPNNIQQVDDVSNNIQQQVDHVPNNIQQVDDIPTNIQQVDDVSNHIQQVDDVPNHIQQVDDVSNHFQQVDDVSNNIQQVDDVPNNIQQVEDVPNNIQQVNDIPNNIQQQVDDVPNNIQQVNDIPNNIQQQVDDVPNNIQQVNDVPNNIQQVEDVPNNIQQVNDVPNNIQQVNDVPNNIQQVEDVPNNIQQVDDVSNNIQQQVNDIPNNIQQDDENLDTSQHEDDVNIPLHVSTLGTSNVHKAAVNNNDLNTSDTDSSILKTLCANVSTSDVDSDLQQCQMLLNEIIDSVVVKNVKKVVKRPRTPLTRSKVISRRSGQVLLQRCSIPRNGNPNNPHRVKRLVSPAKPLTMLSNKTNPFKLSQAMSNRCLSVLPSKIPISHFRPKEYETPAFVKLRSSSRRIRTKDVRENLHKSVKNYENHQRNNRNSIRQLEESGHVNAAIQHFNQLSEYKQKLPPLPYKTNDEALKSQGNFPKPKLTEVKNIITKHKSKSLNSLISCSPECSNPLCGKPQDKTLNRHIKLDYLDFSPVRKATPQQPRSRQPIKPIHSLNFS, encoded by the exons ATGGGATCGCTCACATGCAACGAACAATGTCTAAGAAATCTTGCTCATAAAACACTGGAAGatctattaaaaataaagttaaatacatcTGTTGCAAGATTACAAAAATTCGTTAATAACTTGAACTCCCAG AAACCTCATTCGGAATGTTCACTTAATTTCCAAAAACCTTTCTGTGAGATGAAGCTTTCTGAGGTTGTTGTGAATAATCAGAACATG GACCTTCACCTCCACCCCCCTTATATTCTTCATCAGTTCTGTGTTTATCTTCATCAATATTTAGATGTTGAAGGTTTGTTTCGAATACCTGGTTCATCTAAAAGAATTAATATTCTTAAG GAAAAGCTTGAATGTGGTTTTGTATTAAGTGATGAAAACCCGCACGATGTTGCGAACCTTTTCACTTTGTTTTTACGCCAAATACCAGACCAGTTGATACCGAAACaatttcattcaattattttacaagTGATGCACGCCATGCAGGATGACAACCAAATAAag GCAATTCAATGTCTATGTTTGTTACTTCCACGTCCCAACTTAGAAACCCTTCTCTATGTCTCGCATTTATTCCAATATGTTGCAGAGCAtggaaacaaaaataa GATGTCTATTGATTGTCTAGCAACAATGCTAGCACCGAACATCGTTCAGTTTGAAGTAAATTCAAGAAATATTCGAAATATTTCAACGATTCAAACACAGTTTGCCCGTCTGTTGTTGCTCCATTCGTTACAATGCG ttgATTTGGCAAGTTCTTGGATGGAAAATATTTGTGCTGAGTCATGTCGTTGTGTGGTAGTGGATTGTGACAATGCTAATTTAACAATTTCTATGAGCAAAGCTGATAAACGAAGACGAAGTTTTGCAG ATCGTATGTTGCACAGTATGTGTGGGAAGTTGTTGAAATCTCATGGAGAATCAACAAATACGACTCAAAcat CGGATACACCAAGCGTAAAAACCCATCGTAAGAAGAGAAATGCTGATGTTGATTCACCTCATGTTGTTCATCCAATGAAACG GAGGAGTTTACAAGGATCTGCATTAAATACACCAGAGTCATTATCGTATGCTAAGGAAATGCCAAGGAATAttcaaaacaaaccatttCATTTTGCAG ATGAATCTGGAATACCGAAAATAAATTTCACACAAGACCAATCACTTCCATGTTCTTCAATGAAATCAGAAAG GCACGACTCGGGCAGCACAACCTGTTTCCGCATCCATAAGTTGAAGCCTCGCAAGAAGTGTGAACGAAGGAGCACAAGATGTCAACCTGATCTTATTGTGAGTTATCCTGTGAGGCAGGGTTTGGAGCAAGAAGAGAAGACTGGAAGAAGATTGGCATCTCATAAAGACCAGCATTCATCTGCAC ATTTGACGGTGgagaaaagtaaacaaagttcTTTGTTTGGGAAATTAAAATCTCCGTTTCTTTCCCCGGGGATTAGGAGGAGATATAAAG TTGCAAGGAAACGTAATCACCACGCGAGTGCAGACACACTCGATACAAACATTTCAGATGAATCATTCGTTCCACAAG AAAACACAAGAAATGAAGTTTCATTGTTTGATTTAAGTATAAACACTCTTATATCTATGAACAAGCCATCCGAATATGAAAACACACAAGCTTCTTGTTCACCTAGTGAAGATTTCAACAGCTCGCAACAAGTTGATGACATTCCCAACAACATTCAACAAGTTGATGATGTTCCCAACAACATTCAACAAGTTGATGATGTTCCCAACCACATTCAACAAGTTGATGATGTTCCCAACCACATTCAACAAGTTGATGATGTTCCCAACAACATTCAACAAGTTGATGATGTTCCCAACCACATTCAAAAAGTTGATGATGTTCCCAACCACATTCAACAAGTTGATGATGTTCCCAACCACATTCAAAAAGTTGATGATGTTCCCAACAACATTCAACAAGTTGAAGATGTTCCCAACAACATTCAACAAGTTAATGATGTTCCCAACAACATTCAACAAGTTGAAGATGTTCCCAACAACATTCAACAAGTTAATGACATTCCCAACAACATTCAACAAGTTGAAGATGTTCCCAACAAC ATTCAACAAGTTGAAG ATGTTCCCAACAACATTCAACAAGTTGATGATGTTTCTAACAACATTCAACAACAAGTTGACCATGTTCCTAACAACATTCAACAAGTTGATGACATTCCCACCAACATTCAACAAGTTGATGATGTTTCCAACCACATTCAACAAGTTGATGATGTTCCCAACCACATTCAACAAGTTGATGATGTTTCCAACCACTTTCAACAAGTTGATGATGTTTCCAACAACATTCAACAAGTTGATGATGTTCCCAACAACATTCAACAAGTTGAAGATGTTCCCAACAACATTCAACAAGTTAATGACATTCCcaacaacattcaacaacAAGTTGACGATGTTCCTAACAACATTCAACAAGTTAATGACATTCCcaacaacattcaacaacAAGTTGACGATGTTCCTAACAACATTCAACAAGTTAATGATGTTCCCAACAACATTCAACAAGTTGAAGATGTTCCCAACAACATTCAACAAGTTAATGATGTTCCCAACAACATTCAACAAGTTAATGATGTTCCCAACAACATTCAACAAGTTGAAGATGTTCCCAACAACATTCAACAAGTTGATGATGTTTCTAACAACATTCAACAACAAGTTAATGACATTCCCAACAACATTCAACAAGATGATGAAAATCTTGATACATCCCAACATGAAGATGATGTCAACATTCCATTACATGTTTCTACTCTTGGAACTTCAAATGTTCATAAGGCAGCAGTTAATAATAATGACTTGAATACATCTGACACAGACTCTTCCATACTTAAAACACTATGTGCGAATGTTAGCACATCTGATGTGGATTCCGATCTTCAACAATGTCAGATGTTGTTGAATGAAATAATTGATTCAgttgttgttaaaaatgtgAAGAAAGTTGTGAAGAGACCTCGTACACCTCTCACAAGATCTAAAGTGATCTCACGTAGAAGTGGTCAAGTGTTGCTACAGCGTTGCTCCATTCCACGAAACGGAAATCCTAACAATCCACACAGAGTGAAACGTTTGGTCTCACCAGCAAAGCCGCTTACAATgttatcaaacaaaacaaatccaTTTAAATTATCACAAGCGATGAGTAACCGATGTTTATCAGTCTTACCAAGCAAAATACCAATCTCCCATTTTCGTCCTAAGGAATATGAGACTCCTGCGTTCGTCAAACTTCGTTCATCATCTCGTAGAATACGAACAAAAGACGTCAGAGAAAATTTACACAAATCTGTAAAGAATTACGAAAATCACCAACGAAATAATCGAAACAGCATTCGCCAACTTGAAGAAAGCGGGCATGTGAATGCAGCAATTCAACATTTTAATCAACTCTCAGA